A window of the Gossypium hirsutum isolate 1008001.06 chromosome A05, Gossypium_hirsutum_v2.1, whole genome shotgun sequence genome harbors these coding sequences:
- the LOC107957809 gene encoding protein CutA, chloroplastic isoform X2, whose amino-acid sequence MQVEEEEKKKPLKSYQNQPLKNHFCTKRSKFRIRAPDKTVPAVKMEASSNNVPSIVVYVTVPNRDAGRKLADSIVKEKLAACVNIVPGVESVYEWEGKVNRDPEELLIIKTRQSLLPALTEHVKANHEYDVPEVIALPIGGGSVEYLEWLKNSTRE is encoded by the exons ATgcaagtagaagaagaagaaaaaaaaaagcctttGAAATCTTATCAAAATCAGCCCCTAAaaaaccatttttgtacaaaaag ATCCAAGTTCAGGATCCGTGCGCCTGATAAGACCGTCCCCGCTGTAAAAATGGAAGCGAGTAGCAACAATGTTCCAAGCATCGTCGTTTATGTTACTGTTCCAAACAGGGACGcag GTAGGAAGCTGGCTGATAGCATAGTCAAAGAGAAACTTGCAGCATGTGTGAACATAGTACCAG GTGTGGAATCAGTGTATGAATGGGAGGGAAAG GTCAACAGAGATCCTGAGGAACTGCTGATAATCAAAACAAGGCAATCCCTTCTGCCAGCACTCACAGAACATGTCAAGGCAAATCATGAATATGA TGTACCAGAAGTAATTGCCTTACCAATTGGCGGCGGCAGCGTTGAGTATCTAGAATGGCTCAAAAACAGTACAAGGGAGTGA
- the LOC107957809 gene encoding protein CutA, chloroplastic isoform X1: MASTLCCRASLLVSSNATRRRFHLVASFSTLSSSSSSSSSSYLKTGCVQSLPFVRLLRSKFRIRAPDKTVPAVKMEASSNNVPSIVVYVTVPNRDAGRKLADSIVKEKLAACVNIVPGVESVYEWEGKVNRDPEELLIIKTRQSLLPALTEHVKANHEYDVPEVIALPIGGGSVEYLEWLKNSTRE, from the exons ATGGCTTCCACTCTCTGTTGTAGAGCATCGTTGCTTGTTTCATCCAACGCAACACGACGCCGTTTCCATCTGGTCGCTTCGTTTTCCActctctcttcttcctcttcctcttcctcttcctcttatCTCAAAACGGGTTGCGTCCAGTCTCTACCCTTTGTTCGTCTCTTAAG ATCCAAGTTCAGGATCCGTGCGCCTGATAAGACCGTCCCCGCTGTAAAAATGGAAGCGAGTAGCAACAATGTTCCAAGCATCGTCGTTTATGTTACTGTTCCAAACAGGGACGcag GTAGGAAGCTGGCTGATAGCATAGTCAAAGAGAAACTTGCAGCATGTGTGAACATAGTACCAG GTGTGGAATCAGTGTATGAATGGGAGGGAAAG GTCAACAGAGATCCTGAGGAACTGCTGATAATCAAAACAAGGCAATCCCTTCTGCCAGCACTCACAGAACATGTCAAGGCAAATCATGAATATGA TGTACCAGAAGTAATTGCCTTACCAATTGGCGGCGGCAGCGTTGAGTATCTAGAATGGCTCAAAAACAGTACAAGGGAGTGA
- the LOC107957807 gene encoding cyclin-D3-1 — protein MAPSFDCMVSSLLCAEDDTSIFGDNDCYFGGSGEVGGFGPTWDHSFYRNSNQNRVFNGVGEDGLPLQSEECVVLMVEKEHQHLPNAGYLKRLQGGDLDPATRNEAVDFIRKVHAHFNFGPLCEYLSINYLDRFLSAYELPKGKAWMMQLLAVACLSLAAKMEETEVPLVLDLQVCESKFVFEARTIQRMELLVLSTLSWRMQAITPFSFVDYFLYKLNDDKTPLRSSILGSIQLISSTIKGIDFLEFKPSEIAAAVAIYVAVETTTVDTEKAMSVLTQHVKKERVMKCVEVINDMSLVGGSIKVGSNATVPSLPQSPIGVLDAACFSYKSDDTTVGSFANSSSQTHTSPSRSTKRRKLNRPCEVEL, from the exons ATGGCACCCAGTTTCGATTGTATGGTTTCGAGTCTTCTATGTGCAGAAGACGACACCAGCATTTTCGGTGATAACGATTGTTACTTTGGCGGGAGTGGTGAGGTGGGAGGGTTTGGGCCGACATGGGATCATAGTTTTTATCGAAACTCGAATCAAAACCGAGTCTTTAATGGCGTCGGTGAAGATGGGTTACCGTTGCAGAGCGAGGAATGTGTGGTTTTGATGGTTGAGAAAGAACATCAGCATTTGCCCAATGCCGGTTACTTGAAGAGGTTACAAGGTGGCGATTTAGACCCGGCGACTAGGAATGAAGCTGTTGATTTTATTCGGAAG GTTCATGCTCATTTCAATTTTGGACCTTTGTGTGAGTATTTATCAATAAACTACTTGGACAGGTTCCTCTCTGCCTACGAATTACca AAGGGCAAAGCTTGGATGATGCAATTACTAGCGGTTGCATGTTTATCTCTTGCAGCCAAAATGGAGGAGACTGAAGTTCCGTTGGTTTTAGATTTGCAG GTTTGTGAATCTAAATTTGTGTTTGAGGCTAGAACCATACAAAGAATGGAGCTTTTAGTGTTGAGTACCTTGAGTTGGAGAATGCAAGCAATCACCCCATTCTCCTTCGTAGACTATTTCCTTTACAAGCTCAATGATGATAAAACCCCACTAAGGAGTTCAATATTGGGATCAATCCAACTCATCTCAAGCACAATAAAAG GGATTGACTTCTTGGAATTCAAGCCATCTGAGATTGCAGCAGCAGTGGCCATATATGTTGCTGTAGAAACCACAACAGTGGACACTGAGAAAGCTATGTCTGTTCTCACTCAACATGTAAAAAAG GAAAGAGTGATGAAGTGTGTGGAAGTGATAAATGATATGTCATTGGTTGGTGGGTCTATTAAGGTAGGCAGCAATGCAACTGTCCCATCTTTGCCACAGAGCCCAATTGGGGTGCTGGATGCCGCTTGCTTCAGCTATAAAAGTGATGACACCACGGTTGGTTCATTTGCAAACTCTTCGTCACAGACACATACTAGTCCCAGTCGCAGTACCAAAAGGAGAAAGCTAAACAGACCCTGTGAAGTGGAGCTGTAA